The following DNA comes from Candidatus Lernaella stagnicola.
GCGCTTCCGCCCAACACGATCTCACACTGACCTGAAATGAAATTCTCATAGTGAATTCTTATATCCTCTGCCTGTTCCTCATCGCTGTAATCGTTGCACCAGTCGCCGGGGTATTCCCACCAACCCAACGGACCGAATTCAGTGAACAGGATTGGGCCATCCCAACCTGAAGCCGTCGCGTCGTTAACCACATTAGCAACACATTCGTAAGCGTTTGAACCCCAAAAGTCCAAGGATGGAGCATGGTCGACCACTAGGTCTATGTACTCGGCACAAACGCCGACGGTACTGACCGGATGGTTGGGATCGGCTCCGTGTACGTCCGCTGCGATTTCCTCAAGAAGCGTTGCGAATCCCTGACGATTCTGGTCGACATTGGCTTTTGCCGTGGGCTGCATGAAATGAAATGTCTCATTGCCGAATAGCCAGGCCAGGATTACGGGATGATCCTTGAAGCAATCGACGAAGTTCTGAGCAGTTCGCCTGACAGCCTGGCGGTAATTGGGGTCCGTATAATCCGGTATTTGCATATCCTCGGCTTCCTCTCCTCGAAGCATCCAAAGCATCGGGAGAAGATGAAGACCTTTATTATGCATCATATCGAGGATCTGAAAGGTCATGTTTGTCACCGACCAATTCCTCACTGTGTTACCTGACGCGGCCAGCATCAAATCGAAATCCGCATCCATGTGGGGATAAATTGGAAATATGCTATCCTGCCAATCCCACCAATTCTGGCCGAAGCCTTTAACGAAAAATGGAACGCCGTCAACCAATAAGCTGTATTCAGGACCGGGCGAGGATTGGATGGTCACAATAGACGGAGCTTGTACTGGACGCTGAAATGTAACGTAAATTTCATCGAAAAAGATTTCCTGCTCGCCTGTATTCGTTGCAAAGCCAAACACGTTCTGAATCGATTCCAAGCCGGGGCACCCATCCACCGGCTCACAGAATTCGTGCCACTGGCCATCGCCTATAATATAGCGCGAGTTGCAATCCAGTAACGTTTGATTGTCCTGCATCCAGACAATTTTAACCGTTTCGTTCAGTTCCGCCTTTACCGCATAACAAAGCTCTGAGGCTCCCCGCCAATCAGTG
Coding sequences within:
- a CDS encoding glycoside hydrolase family 2 TIM barrel-domain containing protein, translating into DDDDDDDDDDDDDDDDDDDDDDDDDDDDDDDDDDDDDDDDDDDDDDDNDDDNNDDDDDDNDDDNNDDNNDVVEKRLYIFDDTAPFPWGGWMGEPDPGGGKQLDIMNLNAYEGVYAVRAYIDGSNLWDGIWVRVHDWWDGPGTDWRGASELCYAVKAELNETVKIVWMQDNQTLLDCNSRYIIGDGQWHEFCEPVDGCPGLESIQNVFGFATNTGEQEIFFDEIYVTFQRPVQAPSIVTIQSSPGPEYSLLVDGVPFFVKGFGQNWWDWQDSIFPIYPHMDADFDLMLAASGNTVRNWSVTNMTFQILDMMHNKGLHLLPMLWMLRGEEAEDMQIPDYTDPNYRQAVRRTAQNFVDCFKDHPVILAWLFGNETFHFMQPTAKANVDQNRQGFATLLEEIAADVHGADPNHPVSTVGVCAEYIDLVVDHAPSLDFWGSNAYECVANVVNDATASGWDGPILFTEFGPLGWWEYPGDWCNDYSDEEQAEDIRIHYENFISGQCEIVLGGSAFAWYDKMDPDAPCCGWGMIEDDVNRTPKPQYEVLSEIYSTPTPCE